The proteins below come from a single Pseudomonas chlororaphis genomic window:
- a CDS encoding membrane protein — MSAPIGNRPLILRYALLAIGWLSVVLGVIGIFVPVLPTTPFLLLAAACFARSSPRFYQWLVEHPRLGPWIRDYLSGNGIPLKGKVYAIGLMWASILFSCYLVPLPWARGFMLTSAVLVTVYILKQKTLRKP, encoded by the coding sequence GTGTCCGCGCCCATCGGCAATCGCCCGCTGATCCTGCGTTACGCTCTGCTGGCCATCGGCTGGTTGAGCGTGGTGCTGGGGGTCATCGGTATCTTCGTTCCCGTCCTCCCCACGACTCCTTTCCTGCTCCTGGCCGCAGCCTGCTTCGCGCGCAGCTCGCCGCGCTTCTACCAATGGCTGGTAGAACATCCCCGCCTCGGCCCGTGGATCCGTGACTACCTCAGCGGCAATGGCATCCCGCTCAAGGGCAAGGTCTACGCCATCGGCCTGATGTGGGCGAGCATCCTCTTTTCCTGCTACCTGGTCCCCCTGCCCTGGGCCCGCGGTTTCATGCTCACCAGCGCGGTGCTGGTGACGGTCTACATCCTCAAGCAGAAGACCCTGCGCAAACCGTAA